A genomic window from Mesoaciditoga lauensis cd-1655R = DSM 25116 includes:
- the smpB gene encoding SsrA-binding protein SmpB: MKIVTKNSKAYRNFEILDKYECGIELKGTEVKSLRAGSANINDAYCIVRKGELFIENMHIAPYKSGNVFNHDPLRRRKLLMHKREIIRLASKLEQKGLTLVPLKVYFNDKGKAKVEIALAKGKHIYDKREDIAKRDQEREMRKQMKYKY; encoded by the coding sequence TTGAAGATAGTGACCAAGAATTCAAAAGCATACAGAAACTTCGAGATTTTAGATAAATATGAATGTGGCATAGAGCTAAAAGGCACGGAGGTTAAATCCCTCCGTGCCGGTAGTGCAAACATAAACGATGCCTATTGCATCGTAAGAAAAGGAGAACTGTTCATAGAAAACATGCACATAGCTCCTTACAAATCCGGAAATGTTTTCAATCACGATCCTTTGAGGCGCAGAAAGCTTCTCATGCATAAAAGAGAAATAATACGTTTGGCCAGCAAATTAGAACAAAAAGGATTGACACTTGTTCCACTTAAAGTTTACTTCAACGATAAGGGAAAAGCCAAGGTCGAGATAGCCCTGGCGAAGGGAAAACACATATACGATAAGCGTGAAGATATAGCAAAAAGGGATCAAGAGCGTGAGATGAGAAAACAGATGAAATACAAGTATTGA
- a CDS encoding alanine/ornithine racemase family PLP-dependent enzyme, whose product MNSDALYHNAKKIATLCHENNIRLVAVTKVLCGNPEIANIYLEAGADAIGDSRIQNIIRMKENGVKGPFMLIRIPMISEIPYVVENVDVILVSEIGTLKEISKYASKMRKKQKVLYMVDVGDLREGVWYPKAVDEIIEAASISSIELYGIGTNLGCYGGVIPDEDRMNVLIEVAKAVGKKGVRVNVISGGNTAAIQLIENGTLPSAINEYRIGEAIALGTDITNGKTFSFLRQDTFVLESEVVEVKVKPSVPQGKIGKDSMGRTPHFEDKGMRLKAIVALGEQDIASDGVIPTEKGIEVLHASSDHMVLDVTECKREIKVGDTVKFNLKYSALLRAMTSTYVEKIWNESDRQKEN is encoded by the coding sequence ATAAATTCCGATGCTCTATATCATAATGCAAAAAAAATAGCCACGTTGTGTCATGAAAACAACATACGACTGGTAGCCGTAACCAAAGTGTTGTGTGGCAATCCAGAAATCGCGAATATTTACTTAGAAGCCGGGGCCGATGCCATAGGGGATTCAAGAATACAGAACATCATAAGAATGAAGGAAAACGGAGTCAAAGGGCCATTTATGCTTATAAGAATTCCCATGATCAGTGAAATTCCTTACGTGGTCGAAAACGTGGATGTGATTTTGGTTTCCGAGATAGGCACGTTGAAGGAAATTTCCAAATACGCATCCAAGATGCGAAAAAAACAAAAAGTTTTGTATATGGTTGATGTTGGCGATTTGAGAGAAGGAGTGTGGTACCCGAAAGCTGTTGATGAAATAATTGAAGCTGCAAGTATATCTTCCATAGAATTGTATGGCATAGGAACGAATCTGGGGTGCTATGGAGGCGTAATTCCAGATGAAGATAGAATGAACGTTCTTATAGAAGTTGCAAAAGCGGTTGGCAAAAAAGGAGTAAGGGTAAACGTTATAAGTGGTGGAAACACCGCGGCTATACAATTAATAGAGAATGGGACACTTCCTTCAGCCATAAATGAGTATAGAATTGGAGAAGCCATAGCACTTGGAACGGATATAACGAATGGAAAAACCTTCAGTTTTTTAAGGCAAGATACGTTTGTGTTGGAAAGCGAAGTTGTGGAAGTGAAGGTAAAGCCTTCCGTTCCTCAAGGAAAAATAGGAAAAGACTCAATGGGTAGAACGCCACATTTTGAAGACAAAGGAATGCGCCTCAAAGCCATTGTGGCATTGGGCGAGCAAGATATAGCATCTGATGGAGTAATTCCAACGGAAAAGGGTATAGAAGTTCTGCATGCTTCCAGCGATCATATGGTTTTAGACGTAACGGAATGTAAAAGAGAAATAAAGGTTGGAGATACGGTGAAATTCAATTTGAAATACAGTGCTTTACTGAGAGCCATGACTTCAACTTATGTAGAAAAAATATGGAATGAAAGCGATCGGCAAAAGGAGAATTAA